Genomic segment of Nitrospirota bacterium:
TCGTTCTTGCACATGCATCTATAACAGATATGACACTGGCATTCTTTATAACCTCTGCATTATTCTGCTTTTTTCTTGGATATATTAGAGGCAGTGCTGAAAAAATCCCCTGGTGGTACATGGGTTTCTATTTGAGTATTTCCCTTGCCGTCCTGACAAAAGGGCCAGTAGGAGTTGTCCTTCCGGGAGCCATTATCTTTATATTTCTGATCCTGAGAGGGGATTTCATTTCTACTTTAAAAAAGATGCATCTTGTTTCAGGTGTATTAATCTTCCTGGTTGTTGCCCTTCCATGGTATATAGTTGAGATACAGATTAACGGATGGGAATATATTGACGCTTTCTTTATAAAACACAATGTCACCCGTTTTACCGGTGTAGTCTCAGGACATCGTGGATCTGTCTATTATTTCATACCTGTCATACTGTTTGCCTTTTTCCCGTGGAGTGCCTTTCTGCCTCAGGTCTTATATAAGTATTTTCCTCGTTCCAGAAAGCGGGGTGTAATTGAGGCCAGTGATTCTGTCATGTTATTTTCTATCATATGGTTTCTCGTTATCTTCATCTTTTTTTCAATATCCAGGACTAAGTTGCCAGGGTATATTGCACCCCTATCGGCACCGCTTGCCATAATGGTTGGGAGATTCTGGTATGGATATATTTACCCTGTATGTCACCCTGAACTTGTTTCAGGGTCTCTTGGGGAGGGGATTCTGAAACAAGTTCAGAATGACAGGGATGGGGTATTTTCAGGTGCAAGATACTTGAAATACTCATTCGCATTCATGATAATTCTATCGTTGTTTATTGCCGCGGGCGCAGGTTTCCTGCCAAATTACTTAGCTGATTCCAAGGTTGTGCTGAAGCAGTTTCAGGAGCCTGTTGAGTGGGGATATGGCCTGTATTATATAGCTGGTGTTGTAGCCTCAGCTGCAGTTCTTTTTCTATTAGCATTGTGGCGTAACAGGAAGGGTTTAGCATTTGGAATCATGGCAGGTATGGTGACAGTGGTTTCATGTATTCTTTTTAGCTTTGTAACTCCGGTTGCTGATAAATATCTTCAGTCAACATTAAGGGACTTCTCACGGATAGCATCTGCACAAATGGGTGCTGAAGACAAGCTTGTTGTTTATGGCCTTAATAAACCAAGCATATTGTTTTATGCTCAACGGCCTGCTACCATATTGTTGGCGAAAGAGGGGGACAAATTGAATGATTTAATAGAAGCACCTGAAAGGGCTTTTATTATTTCAAAAACGTCCGGGATAGGAAGTCATGCAGGACATCCCAACCTGTATGTCATGTATGAGCAGAGAGGTTATACGCTGGCAACTAATAAACCGCTTAAAAAATGAGCAATGAGTATGAAGAAGCTATGGGTGGTATTTTAGAGTGAACAGCCATTAGCCCGGGTTAATAAGGAAATTTCGGATGAACCGTCATGAGCCGCGGGTTCACAAGGGTGCTTGAAAAAAAAACCTTTATCCCCCTTTTCAAAGGGGGAAATTAATTACCCCACTTTAGAAAAGGGGGGTCAGGGGGGATTTGAAAGGCTATTTCGAGTGAACATACAAAAGGATAAGATGGATAAAGATCAATACGAATTATATATTTCAGTTGTCATCCCTGTTTATAATGAGGCAGAGAATATATCAAGACTTAACTCATCGCTGCTAGCTGTCCTGCATAAAATGGGCAGGCCATTTGAGATTATTTATGTGGATGATTGCAGCACGGATGAGACATTCACCTTGCTTAAGAAGATTTGTTCTCAACATGAAAATATCAGGGCTATAAGACTCAGGAGAAACTTCGGGCAGTCAGCTGCCATGTCTGCTGGCTTTGACATTGCGAGGGGTGAGATAATTGTAGCCATGGACGGAGACATGCAGAATGACCCTGCAGATATACCGGCATTACTATCCAGGCTGGAGGACGGATACGATGTTGTAAACGGCTGGAGAAAAGACAGGAAGGACCGCCTCTTCTCAAGAAGGATCCCCTCGGTGATTGCAAACTGGATAATCGGCAGAACAACAGGTGTAAAATTACACGACTATGGATGTTCACTCAAGGCTTACAAGGCAGAGGTAATCAAGAATGTCCCGCTGTACGGCGGTTTGCATCGTTTTATTCCTGCCCTTGCAAGTATTTATGGGGCAAGAATTACTGAAATGGCAGTCAATCACCACGCAAGGTTATATGGAAAGAGCAAGTACACACTTTCACGCGCATTCCGGGTATTGATAGATCTCATATCCGTTATCTTTCTAAAATTCTTTCTTGACAGACCTCTCCACATATTCGGGTGGTCAGGTATCTTATTGTTGATGGCTGGTACCGTAATTGATGGATATCTGGCATTTCAGAAGATTTTTTACGGTGCAAGTCTATCCAACAGGCCATTACTGCTGTTCGGGACTTTACTGATTCTTGCAGGTCTTCAGTTGTTCAGCATGGGTATACTTGCTGAGATTCAGGTGCGGACATATTATGAGTCCCAGGGTAAGCCGATCTACAGCATACGAGACAGGATTAATATAGAACCGGGCGGGTAGGCTGCCGCAGGGCTTTCAGCATTATCTCAGGAACCCAGGCTATGCCGGTCAGGAGATCCTGAAACAAAGCTGAAACTGCTTCAGCATATGGTTCAGAATGACAGAGTGGGGATGTTTTAAAAAAGGGAGTTTCTGCTGAAGAAGACGATTACAACTTTGCTGAAGGCAGGTGTCAGTATTGCCATACTTGTATACCTATTTCGTAAGATAGACTTTATCGAGGTCTGGAAACTATTCAAACATGTGAATGTAGAATATCTCCTTATTGCACTCGTACTTTATTTAATTGGACAAGTGATCTGCTCATACCGCTGGA
This window contains:
- a CDS encoding glycosyltransferase family 2 protein, which encodes MDKDQYELYISVVIPVYNEAENISRLNSSLLAVLHKMGRPFEIIYVDDCSTDETFTLLKKICSQHENIRAIRLRRNFGQSAAMSAGFDIARGEIIVAMDGDMQNDPADIPALLSRLEDGYDVVNGWRKDRKDRLFSRRIPSVIANWIIGRTTGVKLHDYGCSLKAYKAEVIKNVPLYGGLHRFIPALASIYGARITEMAVNHHARLYGKSKYTLSRAFRVLIDLISVIFLKFFLDRPLHIFGWSGILLLMAGTVIDGYLAFQKIFYGASLSNRPLLLFGTLLILAGLQLFSMGILAEIQVRTYYESQGKPIYSIRDRINIEPGG
- a CDS encoding phosphatase PAP2 family protein, which translates into the protein MIRIIPAIFVILLFIDNIALESIEFVRSPYLKNIMSWLSYLGQGWVQVVVCFILIAIGLIIKKDEKIVNAGKRGIYAVAASGLLSQIIKHIIGRPRPKVLEALGFTLGPSILPGFDSFPSGHATSAFAFAYTLSTFIPWMRYPLYGYALLVCISRIYVGAHFPSDVFAGILLGIWIGRMVATRGLDDMKEVVKKYGPPVGIAAFSFFIMFYNIGSPGLFDVDEAVYAEASREMIVTGNWITPQYNYSNRYDKPVLFYWLMASAFSVFGITEFAARFWSAAFGVLLTLMCYYILRWLGHPKWGVITAVIFATSIEVIVLAHASITDMTLAFFITSALFCFFLGYIRGSAEKIPWWYMGFYLSISLAVLTKGPVGVVLPGAIIFIFLILRGDFISTLKKMHLVSGVLIFLVVALPWYIVEIQINGWEYIDAFFIKHNVTRFTGVVSGHRGSVYYFIPVILFAFFPWSAFLPQVLYKYFPRSRKRGVIEASDSVMLFSIIWFLVIFIFFSISRTKLPGYIAPLSAPLAIMVGRFWYGYIYPVCHPELVSGSLGEGILKQVQNDRDGVFSGARYLKYSFAFMIILSLFIAAGAGFLPNYLADSKVVLKQFQEPVEWGYGLYYIAGVVASAAVLFLLALWRNRKGLAFGIMAGMVTVVSCILFSFVTPVADKYLQSTLRDFSRIASAQMGAEDKLVVYGLNKPSILFYAQRPATILLAKEGDKLNDLIEAPERAFIISKTSGIGSHAGHPNLYVMYEQRGYTLATNKPLKK